Below is a genomic region from Acidimicrobiales bacterium.
CGACCGTGGGCGGCCGCTTGGGGGAGAGGTGGCGGACGACGTCGTCCCATCCCGAGGGGGCCTGGGCCCCGGTGGCCTGGGCCACGTCCCCGACCACGGTCATCGAGCCCGAGATCGAGCGGCGGGCAAGCATCCGTAGCTGCATGGGCGAGAAGTCCTGGGCCTCGTCCACCACGATGTGCCCGTAGGCCCGGGGCCCGTCCTCCGCCTCCCCCGGGCCCGGGTTCCGGTGGGCCGGGCCGAGCAGCACCTTGGCCTCGTCGAGCAGGGCCAGATCCGCCGCCGTCCACGGGATCTCGTCCAGTCCCCCGGAGCGGGGGCGGAACAGGAGGTCGGCCTCGGCCTGGGTCAGCACGCCCCGGGCCGCCAGGGCCAGCAGGGGCCGGGCCCCGAACAGGTCGTGGAGCAGCTCCACGGCGGAAAGGCGGGGCCACATCCGGTCGAGGGCGCGCACCACGTCTGCGTGTCCCCGGAGGCGGACGCGTAGCTCGGCCTCGTCGAGGGCGCGGGACCCGTCGACGGGCTCCTCCTCGGGCTCGGGGAACAGGGGCACCACCGGAGCCAGGCCGGGCTCCGGCTCCGGCTCCACGACCGACCGGGCGTCGCCGTCCTCGGCGGCCGGCCCTCTCTCCACCGCCTCGAGGTAGCGCTGGTGCAGCAGGCGGAACAGCTCGGCCTCGACGTGGCGGCGGCGGGCGTTGTGCGTCCCGTGCCGGCGCCGCCCCGCCGCCACCACCGCGGCGGTGTCCTGGGTGCCGAGGCGCAGCACGTAGGGGCCGATGCCGACCTCGAGCCCCTGGGGCAGCGGGCGCTCGCGGTCCCGGACGGCCCGGCGGATCAGCCGGGCCATCCGCTCCTGGCCCTTCAGCGCCGCCAGCGCCGGCCGCTCGGTGGCCCGCACCCGGACCTCGGCCACCAGCCCCCCGAGCGTCGTCAGGGCCACCCCGCTCTCCCCGAGCGACGGCAGAACCTGCTCGATGTAGCGCAGGAACACCTGGTTGGGGCCCACCACCAGGACGCCCTGGCGCTCCAGGGGGAAGCGGTGGGTGTACAGCAGGTAGGCGGCCCGGTGCAGCGCCACCGCCGTCTTGCCGGTCCCGGGCCCGCCCTGGACGATCATCAGGCCCGCCAGTGGGGCCCGGATGATCTGGTCCTGCTCGGCCTGGATGGTGGCGACGATGTCGCGCATGTGGCCGGTCCGGGCCCGGTCCAGGCTCGACAGGAGGATGCCCCCGATGGCGGCGTCACCGCCCGACCCGTCGCCGAAGACCTCCTCCTCGATGGCGAGCAGGGTCCGTCCCTCGGTGAGGAAGTGGCGGCGGCGCACCAGGCCCATGGGGTGGGCGCCCGTGGCCCGGTAGAAGGGCTCGGCCACCGGCGCCCGCCAGTCCACGACGAGCGGGTCGTGGTCGGGCCCGGACACCGCCAGGCGCCCGATGTGGAAGCTCTCGGCCCCGCCATCTCCGCCGGCTCCATGCCCCTGGCCGGCTCCGCCGGCGCCGGCGCCGCGGTCGATGCGCCCGAAGCACAGCGACTCCCGCCCGATGTTCAGCCGCTCGATGCGGGCCAGGCTGGAGCCGACGATGACGTCCCGCTCCTCCCGGGCCTGGTGGGTGCCCCCGCGGCCCTGCGAGATGACCGAGGCGATCATCCGCCTGGCCGCCTCCCGCATCCTCTCGAGCTGCTGGTAGGCGCGGTCGATGTGGGCCTGCTCGGCCGCTAGGTCGGGGTGCGTCGCCAAATGCTCCTGACCCGCTCCTAATCCACTCCGGGACCTCACGACGGGCCCAAGGGAGTCGACAAGCATACGACAACCACGGCGCGTCACTGCCGCCCACCTCCGGCCGCCCTAACGTCGACCCGTGGCCGAACCGGGGGACTCCCCCTTCCTGCAGGCGTGCCGGCGCCAACCCACCGACCGCGTGCCGGTGTGGTTCATGCGCCAGGCGGGGCGGGCGCTCCCCGAGTACCGGCGCCTCCGCGGCGAGGGCA
It encodes:
- a CDS encoding ATP-binding domain-containing protein, whose protein sequence is MATHPDLAAEQAHIDRAYQQLERMREAARRMIASVISQGRGGTHQAREERDVIVGSSLARIERLNIGRESLCFGRIDRGAGAGGAGQGHGAGGDGGAESFHIGRLAVSGPDHDPLVVDWRAPVAEPFYRATGAHPMGLVRRRHFLTEGRTLLAIEEEVFGDGSGGDAAIGGILLSSLDRARTGHMRDIVATIQAEQDQIIRAPLAGLMIVQGGPGTGKTAVALHRAAYLLYTHRFPLERQGVLVVGPNQVFLRYIEQVLPSLGESGVALTTLGGLVAEVRVRATERPALAALKGQERMARLIRRAVRDRERPLPQGLEVGIGPYVLRLGTQDTAAVVAAGRRRHGTHNARRRHVEAELFRLLHQRYLEAVERGPAAEDGDARSVVEPEPEPGLAPVVPLFPEPEEEPVDGSRALDEAELRVRLRGHADVVRALDRMWPRLSAVELLHDLFGARPLLALAARGVLTQAEADLLFRPRSGGLDEIPWTAADLALLDEAKVLLGPAHRNPGPGEAEDGPRAYGHIVVDEAQDFSPMQLRMLARRSISGSMTVVGDVAQATGAQAPSGWDDVVRHLSPKRPPTVVELSVNYRTPAEIMDVAGVVLEAADPALTPPRSVRETGVLPVAVAVPGGESLPSALARVVADELAEVAPGNVVVICPDSWAARLAEPLEGALGRQGVALGLPERDGLERPVTLVPAGLAKGLEFDSVLVVEPAALVEEAAQGLRSLYVALTRATRRLTVVYTRDLPRVLEGLRGAPSGS